The genomic stretch CGGTGAAAGCCTTTGTATCCTCTCCTGAGTGGCATTGGCGACACTCAACAGGTCATTTGTTGAAGGTTTCCTTGCCTGCTCGGGAGGAAGGCTATTGCGAGGAGGGGGAGGAGGCGTCGTATTCCTAGAAGGAGTGGGCATAGCAGAAGGTGCTAGAAGATCCTCTGCTCGAGCCTTCTTCCTGGCAGGATCACTGCTGCCCTCCCCAGGATGCCTTCTGCTTGCTCTCTTTTTGCTCAAAGGAGCATCATCGTCAGCGTACAGATCAAAGGCTTCTCCAGAAGGCATGCCTACAGGATGGAAACAAACGACCAGACAATATAATTTGAGTTATTCAAAAGATTAAAGGAATAACGAGAaaggaaattctaagtaatatacccaagctatcattactggtcgatacattatttatagaactactgctacactcactctctgcctcgaagaagtctgaatctaaattactGATTGCAAATCTAAAGTTGCCGTcctcgtcaaataaatgacagggaatgggcaagttatctaaaagtgagaagtcagtaccattcTCGTCGAAAGACTCGAGTATAGGCTCGATGTACTCTGGGAGTTTTTGCTTGCCCTTCCCATGTTGGGCAGGGGCAGCAACAACCTGAGGGTTGCTAGAGGGTTCCTGGAAGGTCACTCCAGCTGCTCGCCGTCtcaggggttgtgacacatcctgttgCTGCCCGGGGACTACCtctccagtagcactccccgcggtggactccctcacttcctggtgaggcgCCAAGAGGTCGACCAGCCTAAGATTGCTTTttgtgaccagctccttgacgctcTTCTCGATATTCGTCAAGCTAGCCAGGGCTGCGGTccgtatctccatctctggagtgggatCTGGTCGATACCATGGGCCTAGACGTAACATCAAGGTTCTAAGGACGGAGAAGAAAAACAAATTAGCAGAAAATAAATGACCAGTAATTAAgaaatttacctcctcgagtgaaggccaggttatcgaCGACCAGGTCcgtcgtaaggaaatactcctggaaGTATTTTCCTgcattggatttgtaggtgatgtCGCTCCAAAAGGTACGAGTAGACTCTTgatggtagaaatggaaaaaccccatgttgttgtggttggggttggacttaagatcGAATAAGTAGTTGATCTCGTGCGGtgtaggcacaggccattttttatggttgtaaagcactctatatccgttgggggtaatttgaaaaggagcgacctcgaagtaattggccaccccttggaaaaatccGTGCAGGGgtaagattgcccctgcctcaatatggtaccccgaccaggcgctgaaggcgcctccatgaacgtttgccctctggtcgggtgAAGGTTTGACTAAGGTGATCCCAGGAAgaccatacttcttgagataattattCACCATCCTGGCCGATATGATGCAGGGAGGCGCGGCGTACCAGTCAATTTCTGGCCTAAGGTTGTCGCGAGGTCGGGCTTTAGGTTGGATTTCTGGTGGTGCAATATTTATGGGCTGAGGGTTAGTAGAAGGGTCCTCGGTACGAGGGGCAGGCTAGTTAGAAGGAGAGctggttgttttcttttttctacaGGCAGTATATTTCACGTGACCCATGTTTGGTTGACTGGTCGGAGGGCTGGTCGCTGGGTTCTGTTGTGAAAATGGGACTTCTGAAAACGACAGTgatggttgttcttgatcctcgaacagcagtgtaacgacccaaaatcactaatatggcttaagtgCTTTGATTAGTGCGCCGAGAAGGCATAGTTGGTtcatgtgtgaatttattgatttaatgtatgattatatgataagcatgcatgtatgattatatgaatgtaaatgttatatctgtgagaaccacattattatgcgggtagatctgcagcgtgcgacttaaggcgatcctagggagccagttagcgggaagtcacaacggggcttaatacttgacttggggcaagtcaaggggtaattcgggtattagatgattatttgagttatctggttatggaaataaatatatggagatatatttgaggttaggaagcttaggcgggaatattggggaaaattagtgttttgccctcggggacgtttccggcaccccaagcctcaggattgacttaattaaccaaGGGTTagactaaaaaaaatagaaaccgGTAGAATAAAACACAAACCATCCTATTTTTCTCTTCTcgtccttctcttctctctctcaagaaaaaccaCTAAAATTTCATGGAAatcagctgggaattcagtggtttgggctggaatcttgaaggtttaatCTAGTGCTTAGCTAAGGAAACTCAACgaagattaaggtaagggctgatTCATATTCTTGagcattagaattctgagttttggctgagtactaagggtgtttatggttttgatgtttaaggattgaattaaagctaagacgcttggattttagctcaagaatctgttaaggaagtggttcaacaaagaaggtaagcttcaatccttaatttagaggttaaaatctaagtttgcatgactggtttttgttgttttgagctactgggtttcagaaatcaaaatgggattttagtaggtttttaagctagatttctgttggattatgctgttagaatcatgttaaaagttttgtgattaatgggttttgaattagggtgctttggggtggttttgaataaggttaggatgttagaaatggtggattttttgggcacaaagggttgggccgcgactctgttctagagcactacggccctacgaagcaagtgagccagggaggctctgccgaaggggagcgccgcggcaccacagggcagggccgcagtGCGTGTCTACcttcagagaggcttagcctctgtttcaggggcgggccgcAGCTATGTTTCAGGGATTGCAGCCCTTAGGTTCATTTCTGATCTTTTTGGGATTTTAAGTGttggaacctaacctagggtgctcgggatcgattccaccaccgtgtttggtggaattcggtgTCTCAAAAGCTAGCATTGTATCCGGAAACcttaatttgaatattaatggattccattaccttggttgcgactaggtgttaagctagggctcgggaagcggatcgtgctcgagagtcgtcgctcgtagtcagtgcacgtggaaactaaaggtaagaaaaatgcacccagttgtgtatttgtaatgggactaagggttccccaatatgtatgctttgaaaggatggtattatgccatgtaaatagtaaaccaacggcctaagagtgccatgggttacactagcgcacagggcgcggcttggccactagtagctgaggacaacttattatgcactgagctcggtttaagcgggctggagtcagtggggtaaatagagggtgcggcctaagttttcggccctgattatcatgtgacttgattgttattagTGATTAGTTGCATCGTTGGTTCTGAATACGTGTtgtgtggaatgttaagtgtttgatcatgcttaaaggattattcatatgttattgttgtttgtgatgcgtattatgttttcttgttgggccttggctcatgggtgttacgTGGTGTagataaaggcaagggcaaacttaatcagccctgacttggagggctttgtgagctgaatgtacattgccagctactcagccgccacggtaGTGAGGATGACAGGAACAGGAGAGCTATAAgcatctgttttgccttagagtggccgATAGTTGTCTATATTTTGGAGATTTTGTAGAccgacttttaaacactgttcctttttgggatcccatgtgtaaaactgtttaattatataaaatgtatcttttgataccaaaaccctttttaaccctagcacatttatggttagtgacacgtttttaattaaatgactcgattaacaagttctgcacctttataagtacacagtgtagcagatttgtagaaacttacttggattgcaGATTTGTAGAAGTCGCAGGTGTTGTTGCTCAAGGTTGGTCGGACATGCCTCGGATCACCGAAGTTTTCTCGGCTTCTCTTGAGGATTTTTTCTTCTAAGTTCTTGAGAGAGGAAGGTTtggtaaaaattaaaaaatgaggCAAGTGATTTATTTATACTGATTGTGGCACAGTAAtagaggtaatgatgggggtaagTTTTTGATGTGTGGGAAATCGTGTTAGCCGTCAAAACGTCTTTGGGAAATTGCAACAGTCATGATtacttactttttcgaaaaggcgcTGACAGACGTGACAGGTCAGACGACGAGTTGGtcgattaagtttattatatgctggtcgcagtaaaataaacttggtgggcaaatgtttacccaaaaaagatttacctGATGACATGGCAGAATTAACAACCACGTAGGATACACGTGACTGTTTAAGTTAGTAcaatctgttcgaccatcgaccaaaagAGAGTTCACTCAGCAGACGGCATATTTCATGGGAGACTAGTCTGGTCGCAGTATTTCAGATATGTAATTTCgaatttatgtaataattgtgatttccgTTATTGTTTAGATACGCCTGTATCAAATGTAATTAAGgaccattggcccatgtagaactccttaagcctataaataagactcaaagggctcaagagaggggacttttggacttgAGAATtctgagagagaattatagtgtttttatccatcAAAATTGTATTCATCCCGAGACATTGTGAAACTTGTGaaccttagttcattgatcatagtgTTTGGAATTCTACACCAATAAGAACACTAAaaggatgtaggttattaccattttctggggccgaaccactataaatctttaatgtcgtttatctttttgtcttgatttcatcccatttttatctttttacttgactccgtgtcattgaccaaatcaagggtcaacaaagaggatttaattcatgataataatataaaaaattgttcgtaatcgctaaataaagtgggagctttatttaataaagattattagTACGGTCTATCTTCCATTTAAGACAGAATAGTTTATccagactgttaagtgtagcgacacaaaaagatagaggtaccgtatacaatatagattgtaatGGATGGGGAtgcgatgaaagaaagaacttttgataatctccgttaaaatatagaagttcaacattcatcaatcgatggtcatTTTAGACTTGACCTCAttcctgaagtgagtaatgaactcctatttggtcttttatgacttttgacttatcaagtaagttcaatattcctacgaccgaaTTCCTGATATATttgagtcatagaactacaactggcagggaacatacttcacagatatggaaCCTGCTCCTTACTTTAATAAAAGCatattagttgttccttttagtgctgattcggggcttgaacatagagcgctcaattttgttagagaacagaaatttcattataattaaatttatagaataatgttgattagaggatcaatggaactaattgataaagacataattagagaggttaacgaATATTAAGATctaactttaattatgaacaactagcagaagGTCATAACTCTTGCAATGACTAAATTAATGGatgactttatagttatagcttctaatatgTAGTGTCcctgaattttacttagttagctagatagtagtagttgtagtattttagattccgtggattttggttcaaaccgagacttagttggaaactcctagcaatagttatggactttataagtttaacctatagtttaagaatattaattataacataaggttttattaatattgctggttattaatatgataattatcataacctatggtttagatagagccaataagaatatgacacttgtcatgagtatggttattcctaaggtttagatagagccaataggattatgacactcatcatatgcatgattattaaggaattattattttaatgataaaataagggaaatataagacttagtcttcaccataaTCTATTAGGAGCATGGCATTTGTCATGCTTTTATTTAATTGTGGATTAAGTtgttatttagattattaaatagattttcccgtaactttagggtactgtaacttctgacctatttttgacccaattATGTTATAAATTTCGAAAactagtatttctagaaagttgtagattaTATAATTAGCTTTCTAAAGCTATAACGATGGTCTAAATTGGAGTCATACAACTCtagttatgttaattttactataggttattttagagttatgagatttaggaagttagaagttaggattctattaatttttttttattatttttagaaaccaactttgactccttagaccaacctctgatagttttgaccgagtcttcagccgctgattgacgaatattcaaatatcttcaataaaattcattatttttattcaagtcaaaaagaatatttttattcctagaactctataaataggacttaggacccagccctttcacttactcttcagctgtgatcggactccaaggtgctagtgagaccataagagtgataaacacttgggttgggaaaaagcttttctattcttaagctttataaaacactttgggaagtgaggttagagtgtggagttagactaatccataatgtcaactgaggtacccttattcttaagtttcattctgtttgattccttagtttctttagttttcatccaggttctaacttttgttctagttttgtggttaggattttaagttctttgaacttaaggtgtattttcggtaagtttcctcttggtggtttagttctattcctttcatctctgtcctttagaaatactcactatttttattgctggttttaggagtgttccaagttccgcatttgttctcaattatcccggtggtggtaaggaaaattagatagtttagtattatgatctagtttatgtaatgtatgatatagtttatgtttgtatgacctaacatttcaggtacaataaaggggtaagtgtgtctagacctaaggtgtccaatgatgtataaCAGACTATATccagtaggctcggttgccaaaactttatgacggacctatgtctggtgtatgacggacttttttccggggcttaattgccacccctgtataagcacttatctttttattatatctgatttgctatttttagttatgattatgatatatgacctataactatgatttatgacctatgatttatgatctatgacttatgacctatgacttatagtatgatttatgatttatggcttagattatgatttagaattatgacttaagatatgatatgatgtagatgttgtgtttgtatgactttggtgaatatatgttatgtttgattatatgactaacccttgtttgtattttccttactgggcttagaagctcactccttatgatgttgttatttcaggaaattaaggatagaaaggtcggtggtgagtgagacctaagagcttcgtaatgtattcgttggggaccatatagtcgagcaagatcaagccggccaaattatttaattatttttttaaggtttattttaaagtttgttttatttaaatgttgctcatttttacgttgaagacaagtatttttttttttttataaaaccatggatccatgtatttatttttaagttttattaaataaaagagcaatatttacgattatgacccaatgttgtgttctcggtaatctatgagaaattagggcgttaaaGGTGCTATCAGAGACCACAACTATATTGGTCCTGAATGTTCCCACGAAATACACGcgatagctacaaaggacctactcattaccaagtaagtatatacattgttttccaaatatgtttgtaattcttttcttgtgttattttcataaattagcccaatggacaaaggttaaagctataagaaaaATACCAAACCCTGAGTATGATGATGGATCCGATGTGGAAGATTAGAcacatataagaacacatcgttaaattttattatatgttgttagttgtttttttcttcatgttatttgcttttattattgtttcattgtttagtaagtgttaagaaaattttggattcaattgaaagtgtaaattttaaattcctctcttatgggttagcccatttgtgaaggcctattttctttgcattattagGTTGGAtccaatttcaaataaataacaattaataaagcaagggttcaaattcctgtcttttgggtccaagtggaagttagggggccttagtaatgggtacgatatactgaacccagccctcctccatggaagattcaattgttaaggcccatttacctgagttggacttaattgtaataaggTAGAttttatagatagatggacctaatagacagtagtgcAATAGGCTTAGTTGTACcctcttttgttttgtttgtcctagtttttcaattcttttctcttttggggaagtagaaaagacacatggagcaggaacgaagaagatctgaaagactaaatggccaaggcAGGGGCCGAGGTCGAGGAAGGGGTCGAGGAACAAGAGTAGCCGCCACCCCTACCTATGAAGATTTCCCAGGAGTGCCAGaggcacccaatgtagtggaggATCCGgtagctgctgctactcgagaaaatttggaaagagagAATGCCTGTCTTAGGGCAGAGccaaggagaagggaagaagggTTTCAAATAAACTcaaggcaacaacaacaagtggcgcaacaagtcattcctctagcgcAATTGCTACAGCTGGCAAAACCTCGCTACGAGGCAGTTTATGAACACTTTAGGAAGTAGCAACCACCGAACTTCGATGGCGGGtcagacccaatagaagcagaagaatggcttcgatcaTTGAATTCCATTCTAGAACATATGCAGTTGGGAAACGAAGATCGAGTCTCATGtgcttcaagcttgctaaagaaagatgcccgcatctagtgggatatAGTGagacagactagagatgtgaacgttatgacttgagatgagtttatccaagtgttcaacaagaaataCTACAGTCCTGcaattctagccacaagggtggacgaattcatcgcGCTTACTCAAGAGAATTCGTttgtgacagagtatgccaggaagtttgataggctggctaagttcgcagcggacatggtacccattgagacgctaagaattcaaagattcgtgaagggactgaaacctatggTAGCCCGTGATGTGAAGTTGATTCGGGTGATAACCACTTATGCGaaaacattagaggtagccttggaagctgagtAGGCTGAAGAAAGGATTTGGAAAGAAGGCGTGGCCAGAAGGGACGCCAAAAGGAATAACAATGACCAGAATGACCACAAACAAAAACATGACGGTGGTCATAATCAAAAGGCCGATAAAAAGAATAAGACTGCGTCAGAAAGTAATAGGAATAAAaagccctatgtggaatatccccagtgccctatttgcaagaggaagcattcaggagaatgcagatataagacgaaaggttgtttcaaatgcggagaagaaggacacattaaaaaggattgcccaaaggtgaaggatcaaaagaaagatgacaagctcaTGCCAACCAGATttttttgctcttactagaggtgaagctGAAACTAGTAATACCACTTCAACAACTTTGActaaatattacaataaaatattacaCAATTTGAAAAGCGTTATTATTGATGATTAGCCCAATAGAATAAAACACGGAAGTGAAAAAAGTGGCGGTAAATGAAATTTTGTTAAAACACCCGCCTTTACTTTTTCCCCAATCTTCATTCTctaaaatcataaaacaaaaGCAAAACCGAGTATCTcccctctgtctctctctctctctctgaaatGGGTTCTCTCTGGCCTAACCTTCTCACCTCACGCCTCTCCCCTcggtctctctctttctctctatcccttctctctctctctctctctcgcatgGCCGACTGATGAATGGAAGGGTACAGGGGCTTCTATGTCTCAGCGATGGGCTTCGAGCAGGGACTTTACGGCGACATCATTCTTCAGCGATGGTAACTCTTTCCAtctcactctctctttctctctttgagATATTCTCTCTTTCAACCTTTCTCTCTATTTGTTGCAGGTGTGCTCTAGGGTGGTGGGCTCTTGCAGCTTGAGGCGTGTGACAGGGAGACTCAACTCATGGGTTCTACAAGGTGGCTTCCTCGTAGGTGTGATGGGTTCGACTTCGATGAGGTTGTACTGCAACAAATGGATTTTCTGGGTATGGTAATTGTTTTGAATTTTGTTTTGATTCAGTTTAAGATTGagtttgaagaaaaataatacagtTATGGTTTTTTCTTCTTCCGTTTATCTGGATTTATGGCTGGATAGAAATGATAATGGGTTTTAAGTCTCAAATACAGTAATTTTAAGGAAAAACTAAATTTTAGGTTTATATTTTTGCAttgaatagtatttttatttttttttctatgtagtttcaggaaagataaatacaacatttatatttgtgattaacttatttagttctagTTGGCCAAATTTCTTAGACAATTCACAGCTTGTTGATTTTTAATTTGAAGATATGTATGTATATGCCCATGCTTGTTGATTTTGATGTTTgtggttattttttatttaagatatatattGGTTTCTTTATAGGTGAGAGGTGATGATGAAGCAATATTAGACATACAgtatacattttttatttttttttgcttGCATTCTTTTGGTCTTAATTATTGATGATGTGAGAGGTGAAAGGTGcttgcatttttttatttaaggaACTTTGTTCACTAGAAGTGGCACGTATTAATTACAACATTGATGATGATTTCCTTTATTGACCTCAATAGATGttttgatatattatttttatagcGCCATCCTACTCAATGTAAATTCCTTGCTTATTTTTTTTTCTGTGTCAGTGTTTTTCTGTCAAAATGCATTCTGGTATTacatttttcattattatttactGCCACTTGTTCACAGTGCAGTTAACAACTTGCCCATGGGATACCCTGTTCTACCACATCCTCCAATACCAGCCACAGGTCAACCTCATCTCGACTCAATGAACTGTGGAATATCAAACTGTCATGTGGTTAATGGTGTCCCTGCACCGAGCAACTATCATCCTATTAGGATGAACTCTGGAAATGAGTAAGAGTTTTCTATATTCTATTCTTTCTTCTTAGTTACTTGTTACCTAATGGTCGGTTGTTACTCTTAAATTTTTAAAAAGCAATTTGTCTCCTTTGTCATTTTATTCTTCTTAAGATAAGCTAATTAAATGGACTTGTCTCTATTCTTTCTTTCTTGCTCTTTCCCATCTTCCCTAGACTATTGCTTTACAACTCTACACTATATAGTTGGATGATTCTGCCTCGTAAATTTTTACACTTGTATTACTTTTTCCATGGTAGAAGTTCTAATTGcagctattttttttttattgatttgttGTTAAAGTATGTTGATGGACAGCAGTGATGGTGATATGGCACCTGTTATTCCCCCAAGTAGTGCAATGTCTTCCATGTCAGAGATGGCCATGAGTCCTTCATCAGTGGCATCCATCGGTCACTTCCCATTCATGGCATCTGAAATATCAGGTATACTGTCACAGGTATACAATGTTTACCTTTCACTTAACTAAAGATTTGGACTATCACAGGAAGTTAGAACATTTTCattttacattatttttttagTACGAGCCCCGctttcttatttaatttttattctcATTATCTCTAACTGGAGAGCAAGATAGTCAAGTTATACCTTATGCTCTTTCCATCTGTTTTCTGTTAATTTTGTTTGCTTGTAGGATCTGCTTTTGTTTATAGCTTGCGCTGCAGCTACATTTTGACCTCTGTTTTAGGCTCCTGTTAGTGGTATCTTTTATTCTCTGCAACtagttttgttttctgttttgtATTCTTCTACATTAttagtatttttgttattttatatactcaattgactatagtacaattaaaagggATTTTGTTTTAATCTTTCAAAATATCACTATGAGTGTAAATAGAATTATTGATCACTATGAGAAGAATAGTGGGATGAGGGATGCAAGGGGAAAATAACTTAGTAAGTAGGTTCTTATTATTAAATTATAGCATAGCTTTAATTATGATCTGAGCTCTATTTATATGATCTTGTTTACTTTTTGACCTTAAATTCAACCTAATTGTTTCTAGATTTTAATCTACATGCTCCTTTCATTATTTACCCCTTTTCATGTGTTTTGCAGAAGGAGAAATTGATTATGTGAGGGTTTTGAATGGAGCCCTTCCAAATGATATGGGAGTTTTAGGCTGGTATTCTGTTCCAATTGATTTCTTTGCACTGTAAATTTTAGAGGTTTTTGAGTAGTAAAATTGtggagaaaatatattttctctcatattgcttctttgaaagatgaacttGAGTGTTGCTCTGTTTTTATATAGCTATTTTAATCAGCTGTTTCATTATTTCATCTAAATGTGAGAAGACAACTTATTTTGATACATTTCTTGACATACCTAGGTATGATTTTATTCAGATTAACGAGCTTTATGATAGAGGGTTAAAGAATTCATAGCCTATATAGAAACTCTGCTTCTTTAGTGACAAATGTAATGAGAATATAGCTCGTTTATGCGATATGGTCATATCTCAACATTGGTGAAGTTGCTTTTGAGTCAGTCCACATCAATTATATGAAATCTTTATTTGTTATTTG from Humulus lupulus chromosome 5, drHumLupu1.1, whole genome shotgun sequence encodes the following:
- the LOC133834020 gene encoding uncharacterized protein LOC133834020 — encoded protein: MGYPVLPHPPIPATGQPHLDSMNCGISNCHVVNGVPAPSNYHPIRMNSGNDMLMDSSDGDMAPVIPPSSAMSSMSEMAMSPSSVASIGHFPFMASEISGILSQVYNVYLSLN